One segment of Leptidea sinapis chromosome 33, ilLepSina1.1, whole genome shotgun sequence DNA contains the following:
- the LOC126974797 gene encoding adenosine 5'-monophosphoramidase HINT1-like, producing the protein MFTKVFQRALKFRLKKSYPTNIYDLNRCSAIAVRRPYSDEVKKAQTSSVAAPGPTIFDKIISKEIKADIIYEDEYCLAFNDIAPQAPVHFLVIPKRRIPRLQDCESDDKELLGHLMVVARSLGSERAPSGWRLIVNNGRHGAQSVYHLHLHVLGGRQMGWPPG; encoded by the exons atgtttACCAAAGTATTCCAACGCGCGCTGAAATTTCGTCTCAAGAAAAGTTATCCGACAAATATATACGACTTAAATCGTTGTTCAGCTATAGCTGTTCGACGTCCGTATAGCGATGAGGTGAAAAAAGCGCAAACTTCTAGTGTCGCCGCGCCGGGACCAacaatatttgataaaataatatcgaAGGAGATTAAAGCTGATATTATATATGAAGATGAATATTGTTTGGCTTTCAATGACATAGCACCTCAGGCTCCTGTCCACTTCTTGGTTATTCCAAAGCGTAGAATTCCGAGATTGCAAGATTGTGAATCTGATGATAAAGAG CTTCTTGGACATCTAATGGTGGTAGCAAGATCTCTGGGTTCAGAACGCGCCCCAAGTGGCTGGAGGCTTATTGTCAACAATGGAAGACATGGTGCTCAGTCTGTGTATCACCTACATCTCCATGTTCTGGGTGGAAGGCAGATGGGATGGCCTCCGGGTTAA